The Kitasatospora sp. NBC_00374 genome has a segment encoding these proteins:
- a CDS encoding ABC transporter permease, producing the protein MLLAQTALETRMLLRNGEQLLLTVIIPTVLLVLFSAVDVVSVEGPGKRVDFLAPGLLALAVMSTAFTGQAIATGFERRYGVLKRLGSTPLPRWALLTAKTGCVLVTELLQVLLLSAIALALGWSPQGGPVAVLALLVLGTAAFSGLGLLMAGTLRAEATLAAANLVFILLLLAGGVVVPLSRFPAAVRPVLELLPISALSDGLRSVLQDGGSVPWADLGILSAWAVLGLGAASRFFRWE; encoded by the coding sequence ATGCTGCTCGCGCAGACCGCGCTGGAGACCAGGATGCTGCTGCGCAACGGCGAGCAGCTGCTGCTGACGGTGATCATCCCGACCGTGCTGCTGGTGCTGTTCAGCGCGGTGGACGTGGTCTCGGTGGAGGGGCCCGGCAAGCGGGTCGACTTCCTCGCGCCCGGCCTGCTGGCGCTCGCCGTGATGTCCACCGCCTTCACCGGCCAGGCGATCGCCACCGGGTTCGAACGCCGCTACGGCGTCCTCAAGCGGCTGGGCTCGACGCCGCTGCCGCGCTGGGCGCTGCTCACCGCGAAGACCGGCTGCGTGCTGGTCACCGAGCTGCTCCAGGTGCTGCTGCTGTCGGCGATCGCGCTGGCCCTGGGCTGGTCGCCGCAGGGCGGTCCGGTCGCGGTGCTCGCACTGCTGGTGCTGGGCACGGCCGCGTTCTCGGGCCTCGGCCTGCTGATGGCCGGCACGCTGCGCGCGGAGGCCACGCTGGCCGCCGCCAACCTGGTGTTCATCCTGCTGCTGCTGGCCGGCGGTGTGGTGGTGCCGCTGTCGAGGTTCCCCGCGGCCGTCCGCCCGGTCCTGGAGCTGCTGCCGATCAGCGCACTGTCCGACGGGCTGCGCTCAGTGCTCCAGGACGGCGGCTCGGTGCCGTGGGCGGATCTGGGCATCCTGTCCGCCTGGGCCGTTCTGGGACTGGGCGCAGCCAGCCGGTTCTTCCGCTGGGAGTGA
- a CDS encoding ABC transporter ATP-binding protein, giving the protein MQTTPAVEVAGLVKRYGDKLAVDGLDLAIERGTVTAVLGPNGAGKTTTVETCEGYRRPDAGTVRVLGLDPVADAARLKPRIGVMLQSGGVYAGARAVEMLRHTARFYADPLPVQPLVERLGLGSCGRTTYRRLSGGQQQRLALAMAVVGRPELVFLDEPTAGLDPQARRATWDLVRELRQDGVTVVVTTHHMDEAEQLADRVAVIDRGRVIASGSPEELCRGGAEGSLRFDGPPGLDLAGLRKVLPDGADATEPAPGSYRVEAPVDPRLLATVTAWCAEAGVMPEKLAVQRRSLEDVFLELTGRELRS; this is encoded by the coding sequence ATGCAGACAACACCCGCCGTCGAGGTGGCCGGGCTGGTCAAACGCTACGGCGACAAGCTCGCCGTGGACGGCCTCGACCTGGCCATCGAGCGCGGCACGGTCACCGCCGTGCTCGGACCGAACGGGGCCGGCAAGACCACCACCGTCGAGACCTGCGAGGGCTACCGCCGCCCCGACGCGGGCACCGTCCGCGTGCTCGGGCTCGACCCGGTGGCCGACGCCGCGCGGCTCAAGCCCCGGATCGGCGTGATGCTCCAATCGGGTGGTGTGTACGCCGGCGCCCGCGCGGTCGAGATGCTCCGGCACACCGCGCGGTTCTACGCCGACCCGCTCCCCGTCCAGCCCCTGGTCGAGCGCCTCGGCCTCGGATCCTGCGGCCGCACCACCTACCGCCGGCTCTCCGGCGGCCAGCAGCAGCGCCTGGCCCTGGCGATGGCCGTGGTCGGCCGCCCCGAGCTGGTCTTCCTGGACGAGCCCACCGCCGGACTCGACCCGCAGGCCCGGCGCGCCACCTGGGACCTGGTCCGCGAGCTGCGGCAGGACGGCGTCACCGTGGTGGTGACCACCCACCACATGGACGAGGCCGAACAGCTCGCCGACCGGGTCGCCGTCATCGACCGCGGCCGGGTCATCGCGAGCGGCAGCCCGGAGGAGCTCTGCCGCGGCGGCGCCGAGGGCAGCCTGCGCTTCGACGGCCCGCCCGGCCTCGACCTCGCCGGCCTGCGCAAGGTGCTGCCCGACGGCGCCGACGCCACCGAGCCCGCCCCCGGCTCGTACCGGGTGGAGGCCCCGGTGGACCCCCGCCTGCTGGCCACCGTCACCGCCTGGTGCGCGGAGGCCGGCGTGATGCCCGAGAAGCTGGCCGTGCAGCGGCGCAGCCTCGAGGACGTCTTCCTGGAGCTGACCGGACGGGAGCTGCGCTCGTGA
- a CDS encoding helix-turn-helix transcriptional regulator translates to MKYMREHSPESEAESASGPVLPAPAAEAPLDGHRATRDRVARSILDHGPSSAADLASRLGLTAAAVRRHLDALAAAGLVESRDQRVYGSRGRGRPAKVFALTECGRDAFYQAYDQLAADALRWISDAVGGGTAGEEAVAAFARARFHKQGEKYRSALDEAGDGRRAEALAEALSADGYAATVRRVPAATVAKAPVGAQLCQHHCPVAHIAEQFPQLCEAETEVFSQLLGTHVQRLATIAHGDGVCTTYVPAPGAAPSPASEREPGAVPTVGTSRHESARPRGGTSHD, encoded by the coding sequence GTGAAATACATGCGCGAGCACAGCCCGGAGTCGGAGGCCGAGTCGGCCTCCGGTCCCGTGCTGCCCGCGCCGGCGGCCGAGGCCCCGCTCGACGGGCATCGGGCGACCCGGGACAGGGTCGCCCGCTCGATTCTCGACCACGGGCCCTCCTCCGCCGCCGACCTGGCCAGCCGCCTCGGGCTGACCGCTGCCGCCGTACGCCGGCACCTGGACGCACTGGCCGCCGCCGGCCTGGTGGAGTCCCGGGACCAGCGGGTCTACGGCAGTCGCGGCCGGGGCCGTCCGGCCAAGGTCTTCGCCCTCACCGAGTGCGGCCGGGACGCCTTCTACCAGGCGTACGACCAGCTCGCCGCCGACGCACTGCGCTGGATCTCCGACGCGGTGGGCGGCGGCACGGCGGGCGAGGAGGCGGTCGCGGCGTTTGCCCGGGCCCGCTTCCACAAGCAGGGTGAGAAGTACCGGAGTGCTCTCGACGAGGCCGGCGACGGCCGACGGGCCGAGGCTCTCGCCGAGGCGCTGAGCGCCGACGGGTACGCTGCCACGGTGCGGCGAGTGCCCGCCGCGACGGTCGCCAAGGCCCCGGTGGGCGCCCAGCTCTGCCAGCACCACTGCCCGGTCGCGCACATCGCCGAGCAGTTCCCGCAGCTCTGCGAGGCGGAGACCGAGGTCTTCTCCCAGCTCCTGGGCACCCATGTGCAAAGGCTGGCCACCATCGCCCACGGCGACGGGGTCTGCACCACCTATGTGCCGGCACCCGGTGCCGCACCGTCTCCCGCGAGTGAGCGGGAGCCCGGTGCCGTGCCGACTGTCGGTACGTCCCGACACGAATCGGCTCGTCCGCGCGGAGGAACCTCGCATGACTGA
- the sufB gene encoding Fe-S cluster assembly protein SufB, whose amino-acid sequence MTDIAHPELEGLGTYEYGWSDPDAAGATAKRGLSEDVVRDISAKKSESEWMLNLRLKGLKLFGKKPMPTWGSDLSGIDFDNIKYFVRSTEKQAESWEDLPADIKATYDKLGIPEAEKQRLVAGVAAQYESEVVYHQIREDLEEQGVIFLDTDTALKEHPELFKEYFGTVIPVGDNKFASLNTAVWSGGSFIYVPKGVHVDIPLQAYFRINTENMGQFERTLIIVDEDAYVHYVEGCTAPIYSSDSLHSAVVEIIVKKGGRCRYTTIQNWSNNVYNLVTKRAVAYEGATMEWVDGNIGSKVTMKYPAVYLMGEHAKGETLSIAFAGEGQHQDAGAKMVHMAPNTSSNIVSKSVARGGGRTSYRGLIEIGEGSKGAKSNVLCDALLVDTVSRSDTYPYVDVREDDVSMGHEATVSKVSEDQLFYLMSRGMTEFEAMAMIVRGFVEPIARELPMEYALELNRLIELQMEGSVG is encoded by the coding sequence ATGACTGACATCGCACACCCGGAGCTCGAAGGCCTGGGCACCTACGAGTACGGCTGGTCGGACCCCGACGCCGCCGGTGCCACCGCCAAGCGCGGCCTCAGCGAGGACGTCGTCCGCGACATCTCGGCGAAGAAGTCCGAGTCCGAGTGGATGCTCAACCTGCGGCTCAAGGGTCTGAAGCTGTTCGGCAAGAAGCCCATGCCGACCTGGGGCTCCGACCTCAGTGGCATCGACTTCGACAACATCAAGTACTTCGTGCGCTCGACCGAGAAGCAGGCCGAGTCCTGGGAGGACCTGCCCGCCGACATCAAGGCGACGTACGACAAGCTCGGCATCCCGGAGGCGGAGAAGCAGCGCCTGGTCGCCGGTGTCGCCGCGCAGTACGAGTCCGAGGTCGTCTACCACCAGATCCGCGAGGACCTGGAGGAGCAGGGCGTCATCTTCCTGGACACCGACACCGCGCTGAAGGAGCACCCGGAGCTCTTCAAGGAGTACTTCGGCACCGTCATCCCGGTCGGCGACAACAAGTTCGCCTCGCTCAACACGGCCGTGTGGTCCGGTGGCTCGTTCATCTACGTGCCGAAGGGCGTGCACGTCGACATCCCGCTGCAGGCCTACTTCCGGATCAACACCGAGAACATGGGCCAGTTCGAGCGGACGCTGATCATCGTCGACGAGGACGCCTACGTCCACTACGTCGAGGGCTGCACCGCCCCGATCTACTCCTCGGACTCGCTGCACAGCGCCGTGGTGGAGATCATCGTCAAGAAGGGCGGCCGCTGCCGCTACACGACCATCCAGAACTGGTCGAACAACGTCTACAACCTGGTCACCAAGCGTGCCGTGGCGTACGAGGGCGCGACCATGGAGTGGGTCGACGGCAACATCGGCTCCAAGGTCACCATGAAGTACCCGGCCGTCTACCTGATGGGCGAGCACGCCAAGGGCGAGACCCTGTCGATCGCCTTCGCGGGCGAGGGCCAGCACCAGGACGCCGGCGCCAAGATGGTGCACATGGCGCCGAACACCTCCTCCAACATCGTCTCCAAGTCGGTGGCGCGCGGCGGCGGCCGGACCTCCTACCGCGGTCTGATCGAGATCGGCGAGGGCTCCAAGGGCGCCAAGTCCAACGTGCTCTGCGACGCGCTGCTGGTCGACACCGTCTCCCGCTCGGACACCTACCCGTACGTCGACGTCCGCGAGGACGACGTGTCGATGGGCCACGAGGCCACCGTCTCCAAGGTCAGCGAGGACCAGCTCTTCTACCTGATGAGCCGGGGCATGACCGAGTTCGAGGCGATGGCGATGATCGTCCGTGGCTTCGTCGAGCCGATCGCGCGCGAGCTGCCGATGGAGTACGCGCTGGAGCTGAACCGGCTGATCGAGCTGCAGATGGAGGGATCGGTCGGCTGA
- the sufD gene encoding Fe-S cluster assembly protein SufD, producing MADVNTTSGATTAGSIEVGTAGAGAQLAGPGTGRATVKQPIDARVAVKPSYDVNDFPVPTGREEDWRFTPMHRLAGLHDGSAAQDATGQDKVELTLPDGVTAETVGRDDARLGKAGKPVDRVAAQAYSGFEQALVVTVPKDAVVAEPVKIDVHGEGGVRFAHVVIDVKPFAEAVVVINHTGTGTRAANVELLLGDGAKLTFVSVQDWDRDAVHAAQHTALVGRDASLKSVVVTFGGDLVRVHPRVNYAGPGGEADLFGLYFADAGQHLEHRLVIDHDTPHCRSNVAYKGALQGQDARAVWVGDVLIRAAAEGTDTYELNRNLVLTDGARVDSIPNLEIETGEITGAGHASATGRFDDEQLFYLQARGIPADEARRLVVRGFFAELVQQIGVADLQDRLMEKIDAELEETVA from the coding sequence ATGGCTGACGTCAACACCACCTCCGGCGCCACGACCGCCGGCTCGATCGAGGTCGGCACCGCCGGCGCCGGCGCGCAGCTGGCCGGGCCGGGCACCGGCCGGGCCACGGTCAAGCAGCCGATCGACGCCCGCGTCGCGGTCAAGCCCTCGTACGACGTGAACGACTTCCCGGTGCCGACCGGCCGCGAGGAGGACTGGCGGTTCACCCCGATGCACCGCCTCGCCGGGCTGCACGACGGCAGCGCCGCCCAGGACGCGACCGGCCAGGACAAGGTCGAGCTCACGCTCCCCGACGGTGTCACCGCCGAGACCGTCGGCCGCGACGACGCCCGCCTCGGCAAGGCCGGCAAGCCGGTCGACCGGGTCGCCGCGCAGGCGTACAGCGGCTTCGAGCAGGCGCTCGTGGTCACCGTCCCCAAGGACGCGGTGGTCGCCGAGCCGGTGAAGATCGACGTGCACGGTGAGGGCGGTGTCCGCTTCGCCCACGTGGTGATCGACGTTAAGCCGTTCGCCGAGGCGGTCGTGGTGATCAACCACACCGGCACCGGCACCCGGGCCGCCAACGTCGAGCTGCTGCTCGGCGACGGCGCCAAGCTCACCTTCGTCTCGGTCCAGGACTGGGACCGCGACGCCGTGCACGCCGCGCAGCACACCGCGCTGGTCGGCCGGGACGCCTCGCTCAAGTCCGTGGTGGTCACCTTCGGCGGCGACCTCGTCCGGGTGCACCCGCGGGTCAACTACGCGGGCCCCGGCGGCGAGGCCGACCTGTTCGGCCTGTACTTCGCCGACGCCGGTCAGCACCTGGAGCACCGGCTGGTCATCGACCACGACACCCCGCACTGCCGCTCCAACGTGGCCTACAAGGGCGCGCTGCAGGGTCAGGACGCGCGCGCGGTCTGGGTCGGCGACGTGCTGATCCGCGCCGCCGCCGAGGGCACCGACACCTACGAGCTCAACCGCAACCTGGTGCTCACCGACGGTGCCCGGGTCGACTCGATCCCGAACCTGGAGATCGAGACCGGTGAGATCACCGGCGCCGGCCACGCCTCGGCGACCGGCCGCTTCGACGACGAGCAGCTGTTCTACCTGCAGGCCCGCGGCATCCCGGCCGACGAGGCCCGCCGTCTGGTGGTCCGCGGCTTCTTCGCCGAGCTGGTCCAGCAGATCGGCGTCGCCGACCTCCAGGACCGCCTGATGGAGAAGATCGACGCGGAGCTGGAAGAGACCGTCGCATGA
- a CDS encoding bifunctional 3-phenylpropionate/cinnamic acid dioxygenase ferredoxin subunit, whose protein sequence is MSFLRACALAELAEDEPKRVDLNGVPVALVRTEGEVFAINDTCSHANVSLSEGEVEDCMIECWLHGSSFDLRTGKPSGLPATRPVAVYPVKIEGDDVLVSVNQES, encoded by the coding sequence ATGAGTTTCCTCCGCGCCTGCGCGCTGGCCGAACTCGCCGAGGACGAGCCCAAGCGGGTCGACCTCAACGGCGTCCCGGTCGCGCTGGTCCGCACCGAGGGCGAGGTGTTCGCGATCAACGACACGTGCTCGCACGCCAACGTCTCGCTCTCCGAGGGCGAGGTCGAGGACTGCATGATCGAGTGCTGGCTGCACGGCTCCAGCTTCGACCTGCGGACCGGCAAGCCCTCCGGACTTCCCGCCACCAGGCCGGTCGCTGTCTACCCCGTCAAGATCGAAGGGGACGATGTGCTCGTCTCCGTCAACCAGGAGTCCTGA
- the sufC gene encoding Fe-S cluster assembly ATPase SufC, producing the protein MATLEIRDLHVSVEAENGPREILRGVDLTVKQGETHAIMGPNGSGKSTLAYSLAGHPKYTVTSGSVLLDGEDVLAMSVDERARAGVFLAMQYPVEVPGVSVSNFLRTAATAVRGEAPKLRLWVKEVKEAMAALHMDPAFAERNVNEGFSGGEKKRHEILQLELLKPKIAILDETDSGLDVDALRQVSEGINRVASSGEVGTLLVTHYTRILKYIKPDHVHVFSAGRIVESGGAELADKLENEGYESYVKGGASE; encoded by the coding sequence ATGGCAACGCTTGAAATCCGCGACCTGCACGTCTCCGTCGAGGCCGAGAACGGCCCCCGCGAGATCCTCCGCGGCGTCGACCTGACCGTGAAGCAGGGCGAGACGCACGCCATCATGGGCCCCAACGGCTCGGGCAAGTCCACCCTGGCGTACTCGCTGGCCGGTCACCCGAAGTACACCGTGACCAGCGGCTCGGTCCTGCTGGACGGCGAGGACGTGCTGGCGATGTCCGTCGACGAGCGGGCCCGTGCCGGCGTCTTCCTGGCCATGCAGTACCCGGTCGAGGTCCCCGGGGTCTCGGTCTCCAACTTCCTGCGCACCGCCGCCACCGCCGTCCGCGGCGAGGCCCCCAAGCTGCGGCTGTGGGTCAAGGAGGTCAAGGAGGCGATGGCCGCCCTGCACATGGACCCGGCGTTCGCCGAGCGCAACGTGAACGAGGGCTTCTCCGGCGGCGAGAAGAAGCGCCACGAGATCCTCCAGCTGGAGCTGCTCAAGCCGAAGATCGCGATCCTCGACGAGACGGACTCCGGCCTCGACGTCGACGCGCTCCGCCAGGTCTCCGAGGGCATCAACCGGGTCGCCTCCTCCGGTGAGGTCGGCACCCTGCTGGTCACCCACTACACCCGGATCCTGAAGTACATCAAGCCCGACCACGTCCACGTCTTCTCGGCCGGTCGCATCGTCGAGTCCGGCGGTGCAGAGCTGGCCGACAAGCTGGAGAACGAGGGCTACGAGTCTTACGTGAAGGGCGGCGCTTCCGAGTGA
- a CDS encoding cysteine desulfurase, giving the protein MSDAQDFGDAIRKDFPILQRVLHDGKPLVYLDNAATSQKPRQVLDALNGYYERHNANVHRGVHVLAEEATALYEGARDKVAAFINAPSRDEVIFTKNASESLNLVANMLGWADEPYRVDADAEIVITEMEHHSNIVPWQLLAQRTGAELKWFGLTDEGRLDLSNIDELITEKTKIVSFTLVSNLLGTVNPVEAIVRKAQSVGALVLIDASQAAPHMVLDVQALEADFVAFTGHKMLAPTGIGVLWGRQELLEDLPPFLGGGEMIETVTMGASTYAPAPHKFEAGTPPIAQAVGLGAAVDYLSAIGMDRIAAHEHTITEYAVERLLEVPDLRIIGPRTAVDRGAAISFVLGDIHPHDVGQVLDEQGIAVRVGHHCARPVCLRYGIPATTRASFYLYSTPAEVDALIDGLHHVRNFFG; this is encoded by the coding sequence CTGTCCGACGCCCAGGACTTCGGCGACGCGATCCGCAAGGACTTCCCGATCCTGCAGCGCGTGCTGCACGACGGGAAGCCCCTGGTCTACCTGGACAACGCGGCCACCTCGCAGAAGCCCCGTCAGGTGCTCGACGCCCTGAACGGCTACTACGAGCGGCACAACGCCAACGTGCACCGCGGTGTGCACGTGCTGGCCGAGGAGGCCACGGCGCTGTACGAGGGCGCCCGCGACAAGGTCGCGGCGTTCATCAACGCGCCGAGCCGGGACGAGGTGATCTTCACCAAGAACGCCTCGGAGTCGCTCAACCTGGTCGCCAACATGCTCGGCTGGGCCGACGAGCCGTACCGCGTGGACGCGGACGCGGAGATCGTCATCACCGAGATGGAGCACCACTCCAACATCGTCCCGTGGCAGCTGCTCGCGCAGCGCACCGGCGCCGAGCTGAAGTGGTTCGGGCTCACCGACGAGGGCCGGCTCGACCTGTCCAACATCGACGAGCTGATCACCGAGAAGACGAAGATCGTCTCGTTCACGCTGGTCTCCAACCTGCTGGGCACGGTCAACCCGGTCGAGGCGATCGTCCGCAAGGCCCAGTCGGTCGGCGCCCTGGTGCTGATCGACGCCTCGCAGGCCGCCCCGCACATGGTGCTGGACGTGCAGGCGCTGGAGGCCGACTTCGTTGCCTTCACCGGCCACAAGATGCTGGCACCGACCGGCATCGGTGTGCTGTGGGGCCGGCAGGAGCTGCTGGAGGACCTCCCGCCGTTCCTGGGCGGCGGCGAGATGATCGAGACCGTCACCATGGGCGCTTCCACCTACGCCCCGGCGCCGCACAAGTTCGAGGCGGGCACCCCGCCGATCGCCCAGGCGGTCGGTCTCGGCGCCGCCGTCGACTACCTGTCGGCCATCGGCATGGACCGGATCGCGGCCCACGAGCACACCATCACCGAGTACGCGGTGGAGCGCCTGCTGGAGGTGCCCGACCTGCGGATCATCGGTCCGCGCACCGCCGTGGACCGCGGCGCGGCGATCTCGTTCGTGCTCGGCGACATCCACCCGCACGACGTGGGCCAGGTGCTGGACGAGCAGGGCATCGCCGTGCGCGTCGGCCACCACTGCGCGCGCCCGGTCTGCCTGCGGTACGGAATTCCGGCGACCACCAGGGCGTCGTTCTATCTGTACTCCACGCCGGCCGAGGTCGATGCGCTGATCGACGGCCTGCACCACGTCCGCAACTTCTTCGGCTGA
- the sufU gene encoding Fe-S cluster assembly sulfur transfer protein SufU has protein sequence MKLDSMYQEIILDHYRNPHGKGLRDGDAEVHHVNPTCGDEITLRVRLDGATVADVSYESQGCSISQASASVLNDLVVGRSVGDAQAIQEAFLELMQSKGQGEGDEEVLEDAVAFAGVSKYPARVKCALLSWMAWKDATAKALAEQPAIHD, from the coding sequence ATGAAGCTCGACTCCATGTACCAGGAGATCATCCTGGACCACTACCGCAACCCCCACGGCAAGGGGCTGCGGGACGGTGACGCGGAGGTGCACCACGTCAACCCCACCTGCGGTGACGAGATCACCCTGCGGGTGCGGCTGGACGGCGCGACCGTCGCCGACGTGTCCTACGAGTCGCAGGGCTGCTCGATCAGCCAGGCCAGCGCCTCGGTGCTGAACGACCTGGTGGTCGGACGGAGCGTGGGCGACGCGCAGGCGATCCAGGAGGCCTTCCTGGAGCTGATGCAGAGCAAGGGCCAGGGCGAGGGGGACGAAGAGGTGCTGGAGGACGCGGTCGCGTTCGCCGGTGTCTCCAAGTACCCGGCCCGGGTGAAGTGCGCGCTGCTGAGCTGGATGGCCTGGAAGGACGCCACCGCCAAGGCCCTGGCCGAGCAGCCCGCCATCCATGACTGA
- a CDS encoding metal-sulfur cluster assembly factor — translation MSDTETTSDAAPKAPEAVAGEGPTVIVGTTAGTVSVEDLTEALMDVVDPELGIDVVNLGLIYGIHIDESDVATIDMTLTSAACPLTDVIEDQAKTATDGLVQDLRINWVWMPPWGPDKITDDGRDQLRALGFNV, via the coding sequence ATGAGCGACACCGAGACCACCTCGGACGCGGCGCCGAAGGCCCCCGAGGCCGTCGCCGGCGAGGGTCCGACGGTCATCGTCGGCACCACGGCGGGCACCGTCTCCGTGGAGGACCTGACCGAGGCCCTGATGGACGTCGTCGACCCCGAGCTGGGCATCGACGTGGTCAACCTGGGCCTGATCTACGGCATCCACATCGACGAGTCCGATGTGGCCACCATCGACATGACGCTCACCTCGGCGGCCTGCCCGCTGACCGACGTCATCGAGGACCAGGCGAAGACCGCCACCGACGGCCTCGTCCAGGACCTGCGGATCAACTGGGTCTGGATGCCGCCGTGGGGCCCGGACAAGATCACCGACGACGGCCGCGACCAGCTGCGGGCGCTCGGCTTCAACGTCTGA
- a CDS encoding MFS transporter — MADLSPAGSGPTRFPGSRLSEALLPLELAPRAQLQLAAISRWNALRGIRVGLVAVALLFLLIGANLATPIYPVLADRLGLTPIAVTGLFTVYVFALIPVLAAVGHWSDHLGRRALILPAIGLAAAGDVLFATAGSFWQLAVGRAVQGVAVGLSTGAAGAALGDLLPGHPTLAAKLTLACSAGGVALGPIVGASLSGGEHPLVTPFLLHAVALLALCVPLALVHPRMPGRERPPASPPRITTPAHLRPQRLRLPRQGRREFLLAAAAGFTSYAVFGTYLSLAPAFSAQLLHSPSRMTGAVVAALLLGSSAAAQLLVPPTSDRLVIALGMAGLAAGLGLVVAAQSTGTPALLFIGSVLGGACQGVAFRSLFTTASAAMNPERRGSELSALWVIVYLGSSAPVVAVGALTQRFGLLPAVSGFVGLAAVACLGLAVAVLRPSRP, encoded by the coding sequence ATGGCGGACCTCTCCCCCGCCGGCTCCGGACCCACCCGGTTCCCCGGAAGCCGACTGTCGGAGGCCCTCCTCCCGCTGGAGCTCGCGCCCCGCGCCCAGCTCCAGCTCGCCGCGATCAGCCGCTGGAACGCGCTGCGCGGCATCCGTGTCGGCCTGGTCGCCGTCGCCCTGCTGTTCCTGCTGATCGGCGCCAACCTGGCCACGCCGATCTACCCGGTGCTCGCCGACCGCCTCGGTCTGACCCCGATCGCCGTCACCGGGCTGTTCACGGTCTACGTGTTCGCGCTGATCCCGGTACTCGCCGCGGTCGGCCACTGGTCGGACCACCTCGGCCGGCGCGCCCTGATCCTGCCCGCGATCGGGCTGGCCGCCGCGGGCGACGTCCTCTTCGCCACCGCCGGCAGCTTCTGGCAGCTGGCCGTCGGGCGCGCCGTCCAGGGCGTCGCCGTGGGTCTGTCGACCGGCGCAGCCGGAGCGGCCCTCGGCGACCTGCTGCCCGGTCACCCGACGCTGGCGGCCAAGCTGACCCTGGCCTGCTCGGCCGGCGGCGTGGCGCTGGGCCCGATCGTCGGCGCCTCGCTCTCCGGCGGCGAGCACCCGCTGGTCACCCCGTTCCTGCTGCACGCCGTGGCGCTGCTCGCGCTGTGCGTGCCGCTGGCACTGGTGCACCCGCGGATGCCGGGCCGGGAGCGCCCGCCGGCCTCCCCGCCGCGCATCACCACCCCCGCGCACCTGCGTCCGCAGCGGCTGCGGCTGCCGCGCCAGGGCCGCCGGGAGTTCCTGCTGGCGGCTGCGGCCGGCTTCACCTCGTACGCGGTCTTCGGCACCTATCTGAGCCTGGCGCCGGCCTTCTCCGCGCAGCTGCTGCACTCGCCCTCGCGGATGACCGGCGCGGTGGTCGCCGCGCTGCTGCTCGGCTCCTCGGCCGCCGCCCAGCTGCTGGTGCCGCCGACCTCGGACCGGCTGGTGATCGCCCTCGGGATGGCCGGCCTGGCGGCCGGGCTCGGGCTGGTGGTCGCCGCCCAGTCCACCGGGACCCCGGCGCTGCTGTTCATCGGCAGTGTGCTCGGCGGCGCCTGCCAGGGCGTGGCGTTCCGGTCGCTGTTCACCACCGCCTCGGCGGCGATGAACCCGGAGCGCCGGGGCAGCGAGCTGTCCGCGCTCTGGGTGATCGTCTACCTGGGCAGCTCGGCGCCGGTGGTCGCGGTCGGTGCGCTGACCCAGCGCTTCGGCCTGCTGCCGGCCGTCAGCGGCTTCGTGGGCCTGGCCGCCGTCGCCTGTCTGGGGCTGGCGGTGGCGGTGCTCCGGCCGTCCCGGCCCTGA